The window GAAGAAGCATCTAACCGAAACAGCCGGTACAGCATTACAGCTGCTTCCTGGCGGCTTACGGTCTGGGCAGGACGAAATGTACCATCGCTGTAACCCGACACATACCCGGCAGAGACCGCTTTCATAATCTCACTATAATAAGTACTGCCTTCAGCAACATCACTAAAACTGCTTCCGCTCAGAGTTTGCAGATTGAATACTCTGTTGACCAGTGAAACCCACTCTGCGCGGGTGATATTCTGATCCGGTTTATACAAGCCGTTCCCATATCCCGTGATTAGCCCGTTCTCTACCCATGACTGAAAATCAGCCTCTGCCCAGTGTCCCTTATAGTCAGACACCGTGGTTTGGGTAAGCTGTCCCGTTTTGCCGGATTCGTTCGCCGTCCCGGAAGCCGCCATCATCGGCGAAGGTACGAGCAGCAGCAGCGCAAGGAGCGAAGCCGTTAGCTTGCCAGTTGTTTTGTTCAAAATATAAGATCCTCCGTTTCTAAAGAGTAGTTTAAGAAGAAACTAAGCTGTAGTTCTGGTACGCAGCAGCCCCCTTTGCAACTCGGATATAAAAACGCTTTCATTGAATAATTGAAAAAATGTTCTCCAGCGAGTTTTGGTTTATTTTATATAAATACGAACCAATTATCGTGAGAACAGCTTGAACGGTTTTATTTTAATGGCATAATCAGCAATTAGTCAATTAGAATTTTTTATTTAACTAAATCTTTTCATGTTTTTATTGATAATAATCGACAGCAAACAAAAAAAGCATGAACTGATCATCAAGATCCGTTCCATGCTTATTGTTAACCCTGCTATTCAAAAATCAGATACCAGTAAATTGCGGCTTCATTCGTCTGCGGATGCAAACCCTTGTAGAGAAAATAATCAACTCCGCCGATCACAAAACCGCAGCTTTCATAGAATTTGCATGCCCTGACGTTATTGTTTTGCGTTTCTAACATGAGGCCCTGCATACCGCCCGCCTCCGCCCATAGCTTGGTCTGCCCGATCAGCTGCCTGCCGATGCCGAATCCCCTATATTCGTTGTCTACTTTCAGACAATCTACAAAGCCGTATTTGTTCCAGTGTTTTTTCAACAAAATCTGCCCCACAATGCTCTCACCCGCATAGGCCAAATAACACTTCTTATTGGGGTTCCCGATATATTCCGCGTAATCTCCGGCAGCCAGTTCTTCATAACTTTTCCGGTAACAGGCCAGCTCAGTAACTGTATATCCTATCTGCCCACCGTTAATAGTCAGGTTCAGCATCGAATCAATGGTAAAACTGCTGTCCATTTCTATGCTCCGGGCTTGCTCCAAGTGTTTCAGTTCCCTGATCTGAATGTCCATAGGCTCACTCCATTAACAATTTCTATATTACACTTGCAGCAGCCACGCTTCCGCATCAGCTTCCAGTGCGAACATTCTAAAGGCATTACCCTGGCTCAGCTCTGCCAGCAGCTCTTTGAATCTCCCCTTGTCCGCCTGATCCCTGTTAATAATAGCAGCTGCTGTGATCCGGTAGTTGATGAATTTTTGCAATGCCGTTCCGGCCAGCCCCGTCCGCAGATTGTAAAAGTCCTCTGAGAGCACCTCTTCATGAAGCAGCACTTTATAAATATTATGCTCCATGCAGACGCCGACCAGATCCAGAATATCCTGTTCTGTGCTGAGCTTGCCGTCCGTTAACCTGTAGTTAATGTACTGCTGGTCTTCTTTGGTAATTACTTGAATATTCACAGCATCCACTTCCTTTTCATTTTCATGAATAATAGCCTCACGGATCTCTCCGATCCATTGCAGCTCGCTGGTGTAGGTAGAGAGGATATTGGCATCGATCATCCTCCAGATCAGTGCTTCCCGCGGGCTTCTGTCCGGTGCATAAACACCCTTTGCTGCCTTCCCCTGTTCCAGATGAATCAGTGAGCGGATTTCCTGCTCGTAGCCGGCAAGCATCCGAAGGATTTCATCCGTCTCCAGCCCGTTACACCAGGCTAGCTGGATGAGAAAGGTCTTCCGGACCTCCGGCTGCTCCGGGGAGGA of the Paenibacillus pedocola genome contains:
- a CDS encoding GNAT family N-acetyltransferase yields the protein MDIQIRELKHLEQARSIEMDSSFTIDSMLNLTINGGQIGYTVTELACYRKSYEELAAGDYAEYIGNPNKKCYLAYAGESIVGQILLKKHWNKYGFVDCLKVDNEYRGFGIGRQLIGQTKLWAEAGGMQGLMLETQNNNVRACKFYESCGFVIGGVDYFLYKGLHPQTNEAAIYWYLIFE
- a CDS encoding DUF4180 domain-containing protein, whose product is MSINNAILGLLSSRPLSGYDLKKLIQESTFMYWSGNNNQIYKALVELLNEGYVTNEVQHQESSPSKKIYTITAAGQQELRRWVLSSPEQPEVRKTFLIQLAWCNGLETDEILRMLAGYEQEIRSLIHLEQGKAAKGVYAPDRSPREALIWRMIDANILSTYTSELQWIGEIREAIIHENEKEVDAVNIQVITKEDQQYINYRLTDGKLSTEQDILDLVGVCMEHNIYKVLLHEEVLSEDFYNLRTGLAGTALQKFINYRITAAAIINRDQADKGRFKELLAELSQGNAFRMFALEADAEAWLLQV